One window of Deltaproteobacteria bacterium genomic DNA carries:
- a CDS encoding alpha-L-glutamate ligase-like protein, whose amino-acid sequence MIAALRRIRREMLGLNRRNHGYLFAYNPRTGYRVVDDKQATKAALAAGGVAAPALHHVCDAQWHVRGLAARLAAEREFVLKPARGAGGAGIVVIVDRSGERFVKASGATLGGRDLEAHACDVLAGAYSPGGRSDRLLVEELVVPEPVLGTLSYRGVPDVRVLVFRGVPVLAMVRLPTRRSDGRANLHLGGVGVGVDLGSGRTTFAVSAGRPLREHPDLRRPLADVAVPAWPDVLRLAVRAADAVGLGFLGVDVVLDRRHGPLVLELNARPGLGIQLANRRGLRPLLERLAAGPLPAAASERVALGQALAYDCGSSR is encoded by the coding sequence GTGATCGCAGCCCTGCGACGCATCCGGAGGGAGATGCTGGGCCTCAACCGCCGAAACCACGGCTACCTGTTCGCCTACAATCCGCGGACCGGCTACCGGGTCGTCGACGACAAGCAGGCGACGAAGGCCGCGCTCGCCGCCGGGGGTGTGGCGGCGCCGGCGCTCCACCACGTCTGCGATGCCCAGTGGCACGTGCGTGGCCTGGCGGCCCGCCTCGCCGCCGAGCGCGAGTTCGTGCTCAAGCCGGCGCGCGGCGCGGGCGGCGCCGGCATCGTCGTGATCGTCGACCGCAGCGGGGAACGCTTCGTCAAGGCGAGCGGCGCGACGCTGGGTGGACGCGACCTCGAGGCGCATGCCTGCGACGTGCTCGCCGGGGCGTATTCACCCGGAGGCCGCTCCGATCGGCTCCTGGTCGAGGAGCTCGTCGTGCCCGAGCCGGTGCTCGGCACGCTCTCCTACCGCGGCGTGCCCGACGTGCGCGTGCTCGTGTTCCGGGGCGTTCCCGTGCTCGCCATGGTGCGGCTGCCGACCCGGCGCTCGGACGGACGGGCGAACCTCCACCTGGGGGGCGTGGGCGTCGGCGTCGACCTCGGCAGCGGACGCACCACGTTCGCGGTCAGCGCCGGCCGGCCGCTGCGCGAGCATCCGGACCTCCGCCGTCCGCTGGCGGACGTCGCGGTGCCGGCGTGGCCGGACGTGCTGCGCCTCGCCGTGCGCGCCGCGGACGCCGTGGGGCTCGGGTTCCTCGGCGTGGACGTGGTCCTCGACCGGCGCCACGGGCCCCTCGTCCTCGAGCTCAACGCCCGCCCCGGTCTCGGCATCCAGCTGGCCAACCGCCGCGGCCTCCGCCCGCTGCTCGAGCGGCTCGCCGCGGGACCGCTGCCCGCCGCCGCGAGCGAGCGCGTCGCGCTCGGGCAGGCGCTCGCCTACGACTGCGGATCGAGCCGGTAG